From a single Ailuropoda melanoleuca isolate Jingjing chromosome 12, ASM200744v2, whole genome shotgun sequence genomic region:
- the CABP1 gene encoding calcium-binding protein 1 isoform X4 — protein sequence MVPMRRPARTRLASLMDRSLRPEEIEELREAFREFDKDKDGYINCRDLGNCMRTMGYMPTEMELIELSQQINMNLGGHVDFDDFVELMGPKLLAETADMIGVKELRDAFREFDTNGDGEISTSELREAMRKLLGHQVGHRDIEEIIRDVDLNGDGRVDFEEFVRMMSR from the exons ATGGTGCCAATGCGGAGACCCGCGCGCACACGCCTCGCAAGCCTCATG GACAGATCTCTGCGGCCAGAGGAGATTGAAG aGCTCCGAGAGGCCTTCCGAGAATTCGACAAGGACAAGGATGGCTACATCAACTGTCGGGACCTGGGCAACTGTATGCGTACCATGGGCTACATGCCCACTGAGATGGAGCTCATCGAGCTGTCCCAGCAGATCAACATGAACC TGGGTGGCCATGTGGATTTTGATGACTTCGTAGAGCTAATGGGACCTAAACTCCTGGCAGAAACAGCAGATATGATTGGAGTGAAGGAACTGCGCGATGCTTTCCGAGAG TTCGACACCAATGGTGATGGGGAGATCAGCACCAGTGAGTTGCGAGAGGCCATGAGGAAACTCCTGGGTCATCAAGTGGGACACCGAGACATAGAGGAAATTATCCGAGATGTGGACCTCAATGGGGATGGACGAGTAGACTTTGAAG
- the CABP1 gene encoding calcium-binding protein 1 isoform X1, producing MVPMRRPARTRLASLMMRQEEQSSYTVVQTSEEGLAASGELPGRLLMLAQNCAVMHNLLGPACIFLRKGFAENRQPDRSLRPEEIEELREAFREFDKDKDGYINCRDLGNCMRTMGYMPTEMELIELSQQINMNLGGHVDFDDFVELMGPKLLAETADMIGVKELRDAFREFDTNGDGEISTSELREAMRKLLGHQVGHRDIEEIIRDVDLNGDGRVDFEEFVRMMSR from the exons ATGGTGCCAATGCGGAGACCCGCGCGCACACGCCTCGCAAGCCTCATG ATGCGCCAGGAGGAGCAGAGCAGCTACACGGTGGTGCAGACGAGCGAGGAGGGGCTGGCAGCCAGCGGCGAGCTCCCGGGACGGCTCCTGATGCTGGCCCAGAACTGCGCCGTCATGCACAACCTGCTGGGCCCTGCCTGCATTTTCCTGCGCAAGGGCTTCGCTGAGAACAGGCAGCCT GACAGATCTCTGCGGCCAGAGGAGATTGAAG aGCTCCGAGAGGCCTTCCGAGAATTCGACAAGGACAAGGATGGCTACATCAACTGTCGGGACCTGGGCAACTGTATGCGTACCATGGGCTACATGCCCACTGAGATGGAGCTCATCGAGCTGTCCCAGCAGATCAACATGAACC TGGGTGGCCATGTGGATTTTGATGACTTCGTAGAGCTAATGGGACCTAAACTCCTGGCAGAAACAGCAGATATGATTGGAGTGAAGGAACTGCGCGATGCTTTCCGAGAG TTCGACACCAATGGTGATGGGGAGATCAGCACCAGTGAGTTGCGAGAGGCCATGAGGAAACTCCTGGGTCATCAAGTGGGACACCGAGACATAGAGGAAATTATCCGAGATGTGGACCTCAATGGGGATGGACGAGTAGACTTTGAAG
- the CABP1 gene encoding calcium-binding protein 1 isoform X6, which translates to MLSSAFGQMRQEEQSSYTVVQTSEEGLAASGELPGRLLMLAQNCAVMHNLLGPACIFLRKGFAENRQPDRSLRPEEIEELREAFREFDKDKDGYINCRDLGNCMRTMGYMPTEMELIELSQQINMNLGGHVDFDDFVELMGPKLLAETADMIGVKELRDAFREFDTNGDGEISTSELREAMRKLLGHQVGHRDIEEIIRDVDLNGDGRVDFEEFVRMMSR; encoded by the exons ATGCTCAGCTCCGCCTTCGGCCAG ATGCGCCAGGAGGAGCAGAGCAGCTACACGGTGGTGCAGACGAGCGAGGAGGGGCTGGCAGCCAGCGGCGAGCTCCCGGGACGGCTCCTGATGCTGGCCCAGAACTGCGCCGTCATGCACAACCTGCTGGGCCCTGCCTGCATTTTCCTGCGCAAGGGCTTCGCTGAGAACAGGCAGCCT GACAGATCTCTGCGGCCAGAGGAGATTGAAG aGCTCCGAGAGGCCTTCCGAGAATTCGACAAGGACAAGGATGGCTACATCAACTGTCGGGACCTGGGCAACTGTATGCGTACCATGGGCTACATGCCCACTGAGATGGAGCTCATCGAGCTGTCCCAGCAGATCAACATGAACC TGGGTGGCCATGTGGATTTTGATGACTTCGTAGAGCTAATGGGACCTAAACTCCTGGCAGAAACAGCAGATATGATTGGAGTGAAGGAACTGCGCGATGCTTTCCGAGAG TTCGACACCAATGGTGATGGGGAGATCAGCACCAGTGAGTTGCGAGAGGCCATGAGGAAACTCCTGGGTCATCAAGTGGGACACCGAGACATAGAGGAAATTATCCGAGATGTGGACCTCAATGGGGATGGACGAGTAGACTTTGAAG
- the CABP1 gene encoding calcium-binding protein 1 isoform X5: protein MGNCVKSPLRNLSRKDRSLRPEEIEELREAFREFDKDKDGYINCRDLGNCMRTMGYMPTEMELIELSQQINMNLGGHVDFDDFVELMGPKLLAETADMIGVKELRDAFREFDTNGDGEISTSELREAMRKLLGHQVGHRDIEEIIRDVDLNGDGRVDFEEFVRMMSR, encoded by the exons ATGGGCAACTGTGTCAAGTCTCCACTGAGAAATCTCTCAAGGAAG GACAGATCTCTGCGGCCAGAGGAGATTGAAG aGCTCCGAGAGGCCTTCCGAGAATTCGACAAGGACAAGGATGGCTACATCAACTGTCGGGACCTGGGCAACTGTATGCGTACCATGGGCTACATGCCCACTGAGATGGAGCTCATCGAGCTGTCCCAGCAGATCAACATGAACC TGGGTGGCCATGTGGATTTTGATGACTTCGTAGAGCTAATGGGACCTAAACTCCTGGCAGAAACAGCAGATATGATTGGAGTGAAGGAACTGCGCGATGCTTTCCGAGAG TTCGACACCAATGGTGATGGGGAGATCAGCACCAGTGAGTTGCGAGAGGCCATGAGGAAACTCCTGGGTCATCAAGTGGGACACCGAGACATAGAGGAAATTATCCGAGATGTGGACCTCAATGGGGATGGACGAGTAGACTTTGAAG
- the CABP1 gene encoding calcium-binding protein 1 isoform X2: MGNCVKSPLRNLSRKMRQEEQSSYTVVQTSEEGLAASGELPGRLLMLAQNCAVMHNLLGPACIFLRKGFAENRQPDRSLRPEEIEELREAFREFDKDKDGYINCRDLGNCMRTMGYMPTEMELIELSQQINMNLGGHVDFDDFVELMGPKLLAETADMIGVKELRDAFREFDTNGDGEISTSELREAMRKLLGHQVGHRDIEEIIRDVDLNGDGRVDFEEFVRMMSR, from the exons ATGGGCAACTGTGTCAAGTCTCCACTGAGAAATCTCTCAAGGAAG ATGCGCCAGGAGGAGCAGAGCAGCTACACGGTGGTGCAGACGAGCGAGGAGGGGCTGGCAGCCAGCGGCGAGCTCCCGGGACGGCTCCTGATGCTGGCCCAGAACTGCGCCGTCATGCACAACCTGCTGGGCCCTGCCTGCATTTTCCTGCGCAAGGGCTTCGCTGAGAACAGGCAGCCT GACAGATCTCTGCGGCCAGAGGAGATTGAAG aGCTCCGAGAGGCCTTCCGAGAATTCGACAAGGACAAGGATGGCTACATCAACTGTCGGGACCTGGGCAACTGTATGCGTACCATGGGCTACATGCCCACTGAGATGGAGCTCATCGAGCTGTCCCAGCAGATCAACATGAACC TGGGTGGCCATGTGGATTTTGATGACTTCGTAGAGCTAATGGGACCTAAACTCCTGGCAGAAACAGCAGATATGATTGGAGTGAAGGAACTGCGCGATGCTTTCCGAGAG TTCGACACCAATGGTGATGGGGAGATCAGCACCAGTGAGTTGCGAGAGGCCATGAGGAAACTCCTGGGTCATCAAGTGGGACACCGAGACATAGAGGAAATTATCCGAGATGTGGACCTCAATGGGGATGGACGAGTAGACTTTGAAG
- the CABP1 gene encoding calcium-binding protein 1 isoform X3 gives MRQEEQSSYTVVQTSEEGLAASGELPGRLLMLAQNCAVMHNLLGPACIFLRKGFAENRQPDRSLRPEEIEELREAFREFDKDKDGYINCRDLGNCMRTMGYMPTEMELIELSQQINMNLGGHVDFDDFVELMGPKLLAETADMIGVKELRDAFREFDTNGDGEISTSELREAMRKLLGHQVGHRDIEEIIRDVDLNGDGRVDFEEFVRMMSR, from the exons ATGCGCCAGGAGGAGCAGAGCAGCTACACGGTGGTGCAGACGAGCGAGGAGGGGCTGGCAGCCAGCGGCGAGCTCCCGGGACGGCTCCTGATGCTGGCCCAGAACTGCGCCGTCATGCACAACCTGCTGGGCCCTGCCTGCATTTTCCTGCGCAAGGGCTTCGCTGAGAACAGGCAGCCT GACAGATCTCTGCGGCCAGAGGAGATTGAAG aGCTCCGAGAGGCCTTCCGAGAATTCGACAAGGACAAGGATGGCTACATCAACTGTCGGGACCTGGGCAACTGTATGCGTACCATGGGCTACATGCCCACTGAGATGGAGCTCATCGAGCTGTCCCAGCAGATCAACATGAACC TGGGTGGCCATGTGGATTTTGATGACTTCGTAGAGCTAATGGGACCTAAACTCCTGGCAGAAACAGCAGATATGATTGGAGTGAAGGAACTGCGCGATGCTTTCCGAGAG TTCGACACCAATGGTGATGGGGAGATCAGCACCAGTGAGTTGCGAGAGGCCATGAGGAAACTCCTGGGTCATCAAGTGGGACACCGAGACATAGAGGAAATTATCCGAGATGTGGACCTCAATGGGGATGGACGAGTAGACTTTGAAG